The following coding sequences are from one Mesorhizobium terrae window:
- a CDS encoding cation:proton antiporter — protein sequence MGLLAPLSWRDILVGLLFLLVVRPLSGWASLASSPIPTAAKGLVAFFGIRGLGTIYYLAFAVSRANFEDVDRIWALSAFVVLCSVVLHGVSASPIMSWVDRRRARIRQAGDR from the coding sequence ATGGGATTGCTCGCCCCGCTAAGCTGGCGGGATATTCTGGTCGGCCTTCTGTTCCTGTTGGTGGTCCGACCGCTGTCAGGCTGGGCAAGTCTTGCTTCGTCGCCGATTCCAACGGCCGCAAAAGGGCTGGTTGCATTTTTCGGCATCCGCGGACTTGGGACAATTTACTATCTCGCCTTTGCCGTCAGTCGCGCGAACTTTGAAGACGTGGATCGAATCTGGGCCTTGTCTGCCTTCGTCGTCCTGTGTTCGGTGGTTCTCCATGGAGTCAGCGCGTCGCCTATCATGAGCTGGGTCGATCGGAGGCGCGCACGCATTCGGCAAGCGGGCGATCGTTGA